The Prevotella sp. E9-3 genome has a window encoding:
- a CDS encoding TrkH family potassium uptake protein — MVNWRIILKILGSLLFIEAFFMTWCLIMALCHHEDDVMAFVMSALITFSSAFLFLLQGRSAENSLSRRDAYVVVTATWLVFSVFGMLPFLIHGSLTNLSEAFFETMSGFTTTGVTTIDDVERLPHGILFWRSLMQWIGGLGIVFFTIALLPSLVGGSVKVFAAEATGPMRSKMHPRLSTTAKWIWSIYLLLTAACGLSFWAAGMDWFDALNYAMTTTATGGFSTHNGSTVFFNSVTIEYLSILFMFLAGINFTLLYMSIFRLRIGTVVRNSEFRVYVSIIAVATLFIMYMLVYRLHYNYEPAFRSALFQVVSFMTTTGLSNDNAGMWPPITWFVLGGLMFIGACAGSTTGGFKCIRGLMLYKVVRNEIRHILHPNAVLPVKVNGQSVPQSRLVSLLAMLLLYLGMLIGVTVMVNGSGVDITNSVTIALSLVSNVGAGLDTNIGPVMSWADLTDAMKWACALLMLVGRLEILAVLVLFTRSFWKEN, encoded by the coding sequence ATGGTAAACTGGCGTATCATATTAAAGATTCTTGGCTCATTGCTGTTTATCGAGGCATTCTTCATGACTTGGTGCCTGATAATGGCGTTGTGCCATCATGAGGACGATGTGATGGCTTTCGTCATGTCGGCCCTTATCACGTTCAGCTCCGCTTTCCTTTTCCTGTTACAAGGCCGGTCGGCAGAGAACAGTCTGTCGCGCCGCGATGCCTATGTGGTGGTAACAGCCACATGGCTGGTGTTCAGCGTGTTCGGTATGCTGCCATTTCTTATTCACGGTTCATTGACCAACCTCTCGGAAGCCTTCTTCGAAACCATGTCTGGTTTCACCACTACGGGCGTTACTACTATTGATGATGTGGAACGGCTGCCTCATGGCATTCTGTTCTGGCGCTCACTGATGCAGTGGATAGGCGGTTTGGGAATCGTATTCTTCACCATCGCCCTGTTGCCTTCATTGGTAGGTGGTAGCGTAAAGGTGTTTGCTGCCGAGGCAACAGGCCCTATGCGTTCGAAGATGCACCCCCGACTGAGTACTACTGCCAAGTGGATATGGTCTATCTACCTCTTGCTCACAGCAGCCTGCGGATTGAGTTTCTGGGCAGCAGGCATGGACTGGTTTGATGCCTTGAACTATGCCATGACAACAACGGCTACCGGTGGTTTCTCTACCCATAATGGCTCGACGGTATTCTTTAATTCTGTCACCATTGAGTATCTGTCCATTCTGTTTATGTTTTTGGCAGGTATCAACTTCACCTTATTATATATGTCTATCTTCCGACTGCGTATAGGGACGGTAGTACGTAATTCTGAGTTCCGTGTCTATGTGAGCATCATTGCTGTGGCCACACTCTTCATCATGTATATGCTCGTTTACCGACTGCACTATAACTATGAACCTGCTTTCCGTTCGGCCTTGTTCCAGGTGGTATCGTTTATGACCACCACTGGCCTGTCTAACGACAATGCCGGCATGTGGCCTCCCATCACCTGGTTTGTGCTTGGTGGCTTGATGTTTATCGGAGCCTGTGCCGGTTCAACAACGGGTGGATTCAAATGCATTCGCGGACTGATGCTGTACAAGGTGGTGCGCAATGAGATTCGGCATATCCTCCATCCCAATGCCGTTCTGCCTGTGAAGGTGAATGGACAGAGCGTTCCGCAAAGTCGATTGGTATCGTTGTTGGCCATGCTGCTGCTCTATCTGGGTATGCTGATAGGAGTAACGGTGATGGTGAATGGCTCAGGAGTGGATATAACCAACTCGGTGACCATCGCCCTCAGTCTGGTGAGCAATGTCGGAGCAGGTCTTGATACCAATATCGGCCCTGTGATGTCGTGGGCCGATCT
- the trkA gene encoding Trk system potassium transporter TrkA, which translates to MKIVIAGAGAVGTHLSRLLSTEKHDCVLIDADEKRLGSIDSNYDIMALNASPTSIKTLKDAGVGSADLFVGVTPEESTNIIACSLAHQLGAKKTVARIDNYEYLLQSNQQFFKNLGVDSLIYPEVLAASDIINGLKLSWVRQRWDVHDGALVLLGVKLRESATILNQPLKDLCGPNDPYHIVAIRRGDDTIIPSGIDELHAYDLAYFMTTAEYIPYIRKIVGKEHYDDVQNVIIMGGSKTAVRAALTLPEYMNLKIIEHDADRCERLNQLLADTDTMVIHGDGRDLALLQEEGIKHTQAFVALTDNAETNILACLTAKKQGVRKTIAMVENLDYVSMAEGLDIGTIINKKTIAASHIFQMMMKADVRNLRSLMMVDSDVAEFVAAEGSRVTKKVVKDLGLPFGVTIGGLVRNGEGQLVSGMTQIQPGDSVMVFCHEHQLGKIEKFFKKQGLF; encoded by the coding sequence ATGAAAATCGTTATAGCCGGAGCCGGAGCCGTTGGAACTCATTTGTCGAGACTTCTCTCTACCGAGAAACATGACTGTGTGTTGATTGATGCCGACGAGAAACGTCTTGGAAGCATCGATTCCAACTATGATATCATGGCTCTGAATGCCTCGCCCACCAGTATCAAGACTTTAAAAGATGCCGGTGTAGGTTCGGCCGACTTGTTTGTAGGCGTCACTCCTGAAGAGAGTACTAATATAATTGCTTGTAGTCTGGCCCATCAGTTAGGTGCGAAGAAGACAGTGGCTCGTATTGATAATTATGAGTATCTGTTGCAGTCTAACCAGCAGTTCTTTAAGAATCTTGGCGTCGATTCTCTTATCTATCCCGAAGTGTTGGCTGCTTCAGATATCATCAATGGTCTGAAACTATCATGGGTACGCCAGCGCTGGGATGTTCATGATGGTGCCCTCGTACTGTTGGGCGTGAAACTGCGTGAATCGGCCACCATTCTGAACCAACCGCTGAAAGACCTCTGCGGACCGAATGATCCCTACCATATCGTGGCTATCCGTCGTGGCGATGATACCATTATTCCCAGTGGTATTGACGAACTCCATGCCTACGACTTGGCTTATTTCATGACCACCGCCGAGTATATACCCTATATCCGTAAGATTGTTGGCAAAGAGCACTATGACGATGTACAGAATGTCATCATCATGGGCGGTAGTAAGACGGCCGTGCGTGCTGCACTTACGTTGCCTGAATATATGAACCTGAAAATTATTGAGCACGATGCCGACCGTTGTGAGCGGTTAAACCAGTTGTTGGCCGATACCGACACAATGGTGATTCATGGTGATGGCCGTGATCTGGCTTTGCTTCAGGAAGAAGGCATCAAGCATACTCAGGCTTTTGTGGCGCTGACCGACAATGCCGAAACAAACATCCTTGCCTGTCTGACTGCTAAGAAACAGGGGGTTCGCAAGACGATCGCTATGGTCGAGAACCTTGACTATGTGAGCATGGCAGAAGGATTGGATATCGGTACTATTATCAATAAGAAGACCATCGCTGCCAGCCATATCTTCCAGATGATGATGAAAGCCGACGTGCGCAATCTGCGTTCGCTGATGATGGTGGATAGTGATGTGGCCGAGTTCGTGGCTGCCGAAGGATCGCGCGTTACAAAGAAAGTGGTGAAAGACCTTGGACTTCCTTTCGGCGTAACCATCGGTGGTCTGGTGCGCAACGGCGAAGGCCAGTTGGTAAGTGGTATGACACAGATTCAGCCTGGTGACTCGGTGATGGTGTTCTGTCACGAGCATCAGTTGGGCAAAATAGAAAAGTTTTTCAAGAAGCAAGGACTGTTTTAG